The Streptomyces phaeolivaceus genome has a window encoding:
- a CDS encoding Zn-dependent alcohol dehydrogenase, translated as MAVRAAVLPAVGAPLEITGIELPDPGPGQVRVRLAAAGVCHSDLSLSDGTMRVPVPAVLGHEGAGTVLAVGDGVGHVAPGDGVVLNWAPSCGSCHACSLGEVWLCANALVGSGNVYARRASDGTDLHPGLNVAAFAEETVVAAGCVLPAPDGVPLTDAALLGCAVLTGYGAVHHSARVREGETVAVFGVGGVGLAALQAARIAGASRIVAVDVSPAKEELARAAGATEYVVASENTAREIRGLTGKQGVDVAVECVGRAVTIRTAWESTRRGGRTTVVGIGGKDQQVTFNALELFHWGRTLAGCVYGNSDPARDVPILADHITAGSLDLSALVTDRISLDDIPVAFDNMRAGKGGRALVTF; from the coding sequence ATGGCCGTTCGCGCTGCCGTACTGCCCGCCGTCGGTGCCCCGCTGGAGATCACCGGGATCGAGCTGCCGGACCCCGGGCCCGGTCAGGTCCGGGTGCGGCTCGCCGCCGCCGGGGTCTGCCACTCCGACCTGTCGCTGTCCGACGGCACCATGCGGGTGCCGGTGCCCGCCGTGCTCGGCCACGAGGGCGCGGGCACGGTCCTCGCGGTCGGCGACGGGGTCGGTCATGTCGCACCCGGCGACGGAGTCGTCCTCAACTGGGCGCCCTCCTGCGGCAGTTGCCACGCCTGCTCGCTCGGCGAGGTATGGCTGTGCGCCAACGCGCTCGTCGGCTCCGGCAACGTGTACGCCCGCCGCGCCTCCGACGGGACCGACCTCCACCCCGGGCTGAACGTGGCCGCGTTCGCGGAGGAGACGGTCGTGGCCGCCGGGTGCGTGCTCCCCGCCCCGGACGGCGTCCCGCTCACCGACGCGGCCCTGCTCGGCTGCGCCGTGCTCACCGGCTACGGCGCCGTCCACCACTCGGCGCGGGTCCGGGAGGGCGAGACGGTCGCCGTGTTCGGGGTGGGCGGTGTCGGACTGGCCGCACTGCAGGCGGCGCGGATCGCCGGCGCGTCCCGGATCGTCGCCGTGGACGTCTCCCCGGCGAAGGAGGAACTGGCGCGGGCGGCGGGGGCCACGGAGTACGTCGTCGCCTCCGAGAACACCGCCCGTGAGATTCGTGGCCTCACCGGCAAGCAGGGTGTGGACGTGGCCGTGGAGTGCGTCGGCCGGGCGGTCACCATCCGCACGGCCTGGGAGTCGACCCGACGCGGTGGCCGCACCACGGTCGTCGGCATCGGTGGCAAGGACCAGCAGGTCACCTTCAACGCGCTGGAGCTCTTCCACTGGGGCCGCACCCTCGCCGGCTGCGTCTACGGCAACTCCGACCCGGCCCGCGACGTCCCGATCCTCGCGGACCACATCACCGCGGGCAGCCTGGACCTGTCCGCCCTGGTGACCGACCGCATCTCCCTGGACGACATCCCGGTGGCCTTCGACAACATGCGAGCGGGCAAGGGCGGCCGGGCGCTGGTGACCTTCTGA
- a CDS encoding aldehyde dehydrogenase family protein, with translation MKAHDGMYIGGTWRPAAGTDTIEVVNPADEQVIARVPAGTAEDVDAAVRAARAALPGWAAAPPAERGALIGALRDALAARREEIARTVTAELGSPLPFSQKVHADLPVAVAGSYAELAAKHAFEERVGNSTVHHEPIGVVGAITPWNYPLHQIVAKVAPALAAGCTVVLKPAEDTPLVARLFAEAVHEAGLPAGVFNLVTGLGPVAGQALAEHEGIDLVSFTGSTAVGRRIAATAGAAIKKVALELGGKSANVILPSADLAKAVSVGVANVMSNSGQTCSAWTRMLVHTAQYDEAVELAATAAAKYGDRIGPLVNAKQRERVRGYIETGVSEGARLIAGGVEPPREQGYFVSPTVFADVTPEMTIAQEEIFGPVLSILRYEDEDDALRIANGTVYGLAGAVWAGEESEAVAFARRMDTGQVDINGGRFNPLAPFGGYKQSGVGRELGAHGLTEYLQTKSLQF, from the coding sequence ATGAAGGCACACGACGGCATGTACATCGGCGGGACCTGGCGGCCCGCCGCCGGGACCGACACGATCGAGGTCGTGAACCCGGCCGACGAACAGGTGATCGCCCGGGTCCCGGCGGGCACCGCCGAGGACGTCGACGCCGCCGTGCGCGCCGCCCGTGCCGCCCTCCCCGGCTGGGCCGCGGCCCCGCCCGCCGAGCGGGGCGCGCTCATCGGCGCCCTGCGCGACGCGCTCGCCGCGCGCCGGGAGGAGATCGCCCGGACGGTGACGGCGGAGCTGGGCTCACCGCTGCCGTTCTCCCAGAAGGTGCACGCGGATCTGCCGGTCGCGGTCGCCGGTTCGTACGCCGAACTGGCCGCGAAGCACGCCTTCGAGGAGCGGGTCGGCAACTCGACCGTCCACCACGAGCCCATCGGCGTCGTCGGCGCGATCACCCCCTGGAACTACCCGCTGCACCAGATCGTCGCCAAGGTCGCCCCGGCCCTCGCCGCCGGTTGCACGGTCGTCCTCAAGCCCGCCGAGGACACCCCGCTGGTCGCACGGCTCTTCGCGGAGGCCGTCCATGAGGCGGGCCTGCCCGCCGGGGTGTTCAACCTGGTCACGGGCCTCGGCCCGGTCGCCGGGCAGGCCCTCGCCGAGCACGAGGGCATCGACCTGGTCTCCTTCACCGGCTCCACGGCAGTGGGCAGGCGCATCGCCGCGACCGCCGGTGCCGCGATCAAGAAGGTGGCCCTGGAACTCGGCGGCAAGTCCGCCAACGTCATCCTCCCGAGCGCCGACCTCGCCAAGGCGGTGAGCGTCGGCGTCGCCAACGTCATGTCCAACTCCGGCCAGACGTGCAGCGCCTGGACCCGGATGCTCGTCCACACCGCCCAGTACGACGAGGCAGTCGAACTGGCGGCGACGGCCGCCGCGAAGTACGGCGACCGCATCGGACCGCTCGTCAACGCCAAGCAGCGGGAGCGGGTGCGGGGTTACATCGAGACGGGCGTGAGCGAGGGAGCCCGCCTGATCGCCGGCGGCGTCGAACCCCCGCGCGAGCAGGGCTACTTCGTCAGCCCCACCGTCTTCGCCGATGTCACCCCCGAGATGACGATCGCCCAGGAGGAGATCTTCGGCCCGGTCCTGTCGATCCTGCGCTACGAGGACGAGGACGACGCCCTGCGGATCGCCAACGGCACGGTCTACGGCCTCGCCGGCGCGGTCTGGGCCGGTGAGGAGAGCGAGGCCGTGGCCTTCGCCCGCCGGATGGACACCGGCCAGGTCGACATCAACGGCGGACGCTTCAACCCGCTGGCCCCGTTCGGCGGTTACAAGCAGTCGGGAGTGGGGCGCGAGCTGGGCGCGCACGGCCTGACGGAGTACCTCCAGACCAAGTCCCTCCAGTTCTGA
- a CDS encoding molybdopterin oxidoreductase family protein, whose amino-acid sequence MPSTALRICPLCEATCGLTLTIEGTRVTKARGDRDDVFSKGFICPKGASLGAADGDPDRLRTPLVRRDGELREATWQEAFDAVAAGLRPVVEAHGPNAVGVVLGNPNVHTVAGALYPPVLLAGLGTRSLFTASTVDQMPKHVSSGLLYGDAHAIPVPDLDRTDHLLLLGANPLESNGSLCTAPDFPGKLKALKARGGTLTVVDPRTTRTAKLADRHVAIRPGTDALLLAAMAHVLFDEHLVDLGHLAPHVQGVEELAATVREFTPEAVAEACDVDADTVRALARELAAAPTAAVYGRIGSCTVPHGTLASWLVDVLNILTGNLDRPGGALFPQSATDKTPRPAGPGRGFTLGRWHSRVGGHPEAKGELPLSVLAEEIDTATPEGGPIRALITIAANPVLSAPDGDRLDKALDSLDFMVSVDPYLGETARHADVVLPPPPPSQAPHYDFALNTLAVRNQVRYNRAAVPLEEGRMAETEILARLVLAATGTHGADPSAVDDLVVGQTLGKAVKEAHSPVHGRDPKELAGLLTGDTGPERRLDLMLRLGPYGDGFGADPEGLTLAKVLAHPHGIDLGPLRSRLPQPLKTVSGKVELLPRPIVDDLPRLRTALRERPDGLVLIGRRHLRSNNSWLHNIPALTGGTNRCTLHIHPDDADRLGITDGDPVRIKGAGGEVTAPAEVTDVVRRGVVSLPHGWGHDRPGTRMSHAALDPGVNVNQLLDGSLLDPLSGNAVLNGIPVELGPADRARAGATL is encoded by the coding sequence ATGCCCAGTACCGCCCTGCGTATCTGCCCGCTCTGCGAGGCCACCTGCGGGCTCACCCTCACCATCGAGGGCACCCGCGTCACCAAGGCGCGCGGCGACCGGGACGATGTGTTCAGCAAGGGGTTCATCTGCCCGAAGGGCGCCTCCCTGGGCGCGGCCGACGGGGACCCGGACCGGCTGCGCACCCCGCTGGTCCGCAGGGACGGCGAACTGCGGGAGGCCACCTGGCAGGAGGCCTTCGACGCCGTCGCCGCCGGCCTGCGGCCCGTCGTCGAGGCCCACGGCCCGAACGCCGTCGGCGTCGTCCTCGGCAACCCGAACGTCCACACCGTGGCCGGCGCCCTCTACCCGCCCGTCCTCCTCGCCGGCCTCGGCACCCGCAGCCTGTTCACCGCCTCCACGGTCGACCAGATGCCCAAGCACGTCTCCAGCGGCCTGCTCTACGGCGACGCCCACGCCATCCCCGTACCGGACCTGGACCGCACCGACCATCTGCTGCTCCTCGGCGCCAACCCCCTGGAGTCCAACGGCAGTCTGTGCACCGCCCCCGACTTCCCCGGCAAGCTCAAGGCCCTCAAGGCACGCGGCGGCACCCTCACCGTCGTCGACCCGCGTACGACCCGCACCGCAAAGCTCGCCGACCGGCATGTGGCGATCCGCCCCGGCACGGACGCGCTGCTGCTCGCGGCTATGGCACACGTCCTCTTCGACGAGCACCTCGTCGACCTCGGGCATCTCGCCCCGCATGTCCAGGGCGTCGAGGAACTGGCCGCCACCGTAAGGGAGTTCACGCCCGAGGCGGTCGCCGAGGCCTGTGACGTCGACGCGGACACCGTCCGCGCGCTGGCCCGCGAACTCGCCGCCGCGCCCACCGCCGCCGTATACGGCCGCATCGGCAGCTGCACCGTCCCGCACGGTACCCTCGCCAGCTGGCTCGTCGATGTGCTCAACATCCTCACCGGCAACCTCGACCGGCCCGGTGGCGCCCTCTTCCCGCAGTCCGCGACCGACAAGACGCCCCGGCCCGCCGGACCCGGCCGCGGCTTCACGCTCGGCCGCTGGCACAGCCGCGTCGGCGGCCACCCCGAGGCCAAGGGCGAACTGCCGCTGTCGGTGCTCGCCGAGGAGATCGACACCGCCACCCCCGAGGGCGGCCCGATCCGCGCCCTCATCACGATCGCCGCCAACCCGGTGCTCTCCGCCCCCGACGGCGACCGCCTCGACAAGGCCCTCGACTCCCTGGACTTCATGGTCAGCGTCGACCCCTACCTGGGCGAGACCGCCCGGCACGCCGACGTCGTCCTGCCGCCGCCCCCGCCCTCCCAGGCCCCGCACTACGACTTCGCGCTCAACACCCTCGCCGTACGCAACCAGGTCCGCTACAACCGCGCCGCCGTGCCCCTGGAGGAGGGGCGCATGGCCGAGACGGAGATCCTCGCGCGCCTCGTCCTCGCCGCCACCGGGACGCACGGCGCCGACCCCTCCGCCGTCGACGACCTGGTCGTCGGCCAGACCCTGGGCAAGGCCGTGAAGGAGGCCCACTCGCCCGTCCACGGCCGCGACCCGAAGGAACTCGCCGGCCTGCTCACGGGCGACACCGGCCCCGAGCGCCGCCTCGACCTGATGCTCCGCCTCGGCCCGTACGGCGACGGCTTCGGCGCCGACCCCGAGGGGCTGACCCTCGCGAAGGTCCTCGCCCACCCCCACGGCATCGACCTCGGGCCGCTGCGATCCCGGCTGCCGCAGCCGCTGAAGACGGTCAGCGGCAAGGTCGAACTGCTGCCGCGGCCGATCGTCGACGACCTGCCGAGGCTCCGCACCGCCCTGCGCGAGCGCCCCGACGGCCTGGTCCTCATCGGCCGCCGCCACCTCCGCTCCAACAACAGCTGGCTGCACAACATCCCCGCCCTCACCGGCGGCACCAACCGCTGCACCCTGCACATCCACCCCGACGACGCCGACCGCCTCGGCATCACCGACGGCGACCCCGTACGGATCAAGGGCGCCGGGGGAGAGGTCACCGCTCCCGCCGAGGTCACCGACGTCGTACGGCGCGGTGTCGTCAGCCTCCCGCACGGCTGGGGACACGACCGCCCCGGCACCCGCATGAGCCACGCGGCACTCGACCCGGGCGTCAACGTCAACCAGCTCCTCGACGGCTCCCTGCTCGACCCGCTCTCCGGCAACGCGGTCCTCAACGGCATCCCCGTCGAACTGGGCCCCGCCGACCGGGCCCGAGCAGGCGCAACGCTGTGA
- a CDS encoding CitMHS family transporter — MLTILGFAMIATFLVLIMMKKMSPIAALVLIPALFCVFVGKGAQLGDYVIEGVGNLAPTAAMLMFAIVYFGLMIDVGLFDPIVRGILKFCKADPLRIVVGTALLAAIVSLDGDGSTTFMITVSAMYPLYKRLKMSLVVMTGVAATANGVMNTLPWGGPTARAATALKLDAGDIFVPMIPALLVGLLFVFVLAYFLGLRERKRLGVLSLDEVLEQEKIVKDEEQPESEETVLVGAGASAVGSGDDKARTTKTTGGAGSGTDADAEDDDEDDARLQGLDPNRPTLRPKLYWFNALLTVALLTAMIMELLPIPVLFLLGAALALTVNFPHIPDQKDRLAAHADNVLNVSGMVFAAAVFTGVLQGTGMVDSMAKWIVDGIPGGMGPHMALVTGFLSLPLTYFMSNDGFYFGVLPVLAEAGAAHGVSPLEIARASLVGQPLHMSSPLVPAVYVLVGMAKVEFGDHTRFVVKWAAATSLIILAAGVLFGII; from the coding sequence ATGTTGACCATCCTCGGCTTCGCCATGATCGCGACCTTCCTGGTCCTGATCATGATGAAGAAGATGTCGCCGATCGCGGCACTCGTACTGATCCCCGCGCTCTTCTGCGTGTTCGTCGGAAAGGGAGCCCAGCTCGGCGACTACGTCATCGAGGGGGTGGGCAACCTCGCGCCCACCGCGGCGATGCTGATGTTCGCCATCGTGTACTTCGGCCTGATGATCGACGTCGGTCTCTTCGACCCGATCGTCCGGGGCATCCTCAAGTTCTGCAAGGCCGACCCGCTGCGCATCGTCGTCGGCACGGCTCTGCTCGCCGCGATCGTCTCCCTGGACGGCGACGGCTCGACCACCTTCATGATCACCGTCTCGGCGATGTACCCGCTGTACAAGCGCCTGAAGATGAGCCTGGTCGTGATGACCGGCGTCGCCGCCACCGCCAACGGCGTGATGAACACGCTGCCCTGGGGCGGCCCGACCGCCCGTGCCGCCACCGCGCTCAAGCTCGACGCCGGCGACATCTTCGTCCCGATGATCCCCGCGCTCCTCGTCGGTCTGCTCTTCGTCTTCGTCCTCGCCTACTTCCTCGGCCTGCGTGAGCGCAAGCGCCTCGGTGTGCTCAGCCTCGACGAGGTCCTGGAGCAGGAGAAGATCGTCAAGGACGAGGAGCAGCCGGAGTCCGAGGAGACCGTGCTGGTCGGCGCGGGCGCCTCCGCCGTCGGCTCCGGTGACGACAAGGCCCGTACGACGAAGACGACCGGCGGCGCCGGCTCCGGTACGGACGCCGATGCCGAGGACGACGACGAGGACGACGCCCGGCTCCAGGGCCTGGACCCCAACCGCCCGACGCTGCGCCCCAAGCTGTACTGGTTCAACGCGCTGCTCACGGTCGCGCTGCTCACCGCCATGATCATGGAGCTGCTGCCGATCCCGGTGCTCTTCCTGCTCGGCGCCGCGCTCGCCCTGACGGTCAACTTCCCCCACATCCCCGACCAGAAGGACCGGCTCGCCGCCCACGCGGACAACGTCCTCAACGTCTCCGGCATGGTCTTCGCCGCCGCCGTCTTCACCGGCGTCCTCCAGGGCACCGGCATGGTCGACTCGATGGCGAAATGGATCGTCGACGGCATCCCCGGCGGCATGGGCCCGCACATGGCCCTCGTCACCGGCTTCCTGAGCCTGCCGCTCACCTACTTCATGTCCAACGACGGCTTCTACTTCGGTGTCCTCCCGGTCCTCGCCGAAGCCGGTGCCGCGCACGGGGTGTCGCCGCTGGAGATCGCCCGCGCCTCCCTCGTCGGCCAGCCGCTGCACATGTCCAGCCCGCTGGTGCCCGCCGTGTACGTGCTCGTGGGCATGGCGAAGGTCGAGTTCGGCGACCACACCAGGTTCGTGGTGAAGTGGGCGGCGGCCACCTCGCTGATCATCCTGGCCGCGGGCGTACTCTTCGGCATCATCTGA
- a CDS encoding TetR/AcrR family transcriptional regulator: protein MKPVSQATSLRRAPVQRRSAERLTRILDACADLLDEVGYDALSTRAVALRAGVPIGSVYRFFGNKRAMADALAERNLDRFTDRVTRRLQATGGRDWRTAMDAVLDEYLDMKRNAPGFALIDFGNQIPVGGRRQEPNHRVADRLSQLLSAFIDRTPDEDLRRTFLIAVETADTLVHLAFRVSPEGDARVIQEMRELLRAYLARVLD from the coding sequence ATGAAGCCCGTGTCCCAGGCGACCTCCCTGCGCCGCGCACCCGTGCAGCGGCGCAGTGCCGAACGACTGACAAGGATCCTCGACGCCTGTGCCGACCTCCTCGACGAGGTGGGGTACGACGCGCTGAGCACCCGTGCCGTGGCGCTGCGCGCGGGTGTGCCCATCGGCTCCGTCTACCGCTTCTTCGGCAACAAGCGCGCGATGGCCGACGCCCTCGCCGAACGCAATCTGGACCGTTTCACCGACCGGGTGACCCGACGCCTCCAGGCGACGGGCGGCCGGGACTGGCGTACCGCGATGGACGCCGTCCTCGACGAGTACCTCGACATGAAGCGCAACGCCCCCGGCTTCGCCCTCATCGACTTCGGCAATCAGATCCCGGTCGGCGGACGCCGTCAGGAGCCCAACCACCGCGTCGCCGACCGGCTGTCCCAGCTGCTCTCCGCGTTCATCGACCGCACCCCCGACGAGGATCTGCGCCGTACCTTCCTCATCGCCGTCGAGACCGCCGACACCCTGGTCCACCTGGCCTTCCGGGTCTCCCCGGAGGGCGACGCACGGGTCATCCAGGAGATGCGGGAGCTGCTGCGGGCGTATCTGGCGCGGGTGCTGGACTGA
- a CDS encoding class F sortase, with protein sequence MTVVLVVGGVHLAEDRERTDTAGARSAWADTGARGAGAPRAQASLYFTPPPPDEPARASTPATPPGRRAERTAPAPPTAPATTDPTRPVPAATPTAPAAGTPTASAPAEPVRPAPATGPAEPKRPARPRTLPASPAKTVTIPYLGIEAPVTGLRLDARRRLPAPPDDRPKLVGWYTEGPAPGGPGTAVVVGHRDTRTGPAVFAALDAIKPGRPVEVLRADGRTAVYTVDAVKSYEKDRFPSKEVYGHRGRPELRLITCGGTYDRRKGYASNVVVFAHLTATREPARKP encoded by the coding sequence ATGACCGTCGTGCTGGTGGTGGGCGGCGTCCACCTGGCGGAGGACAGGGAGCGGACGGACACCGCCGGGGCGCGCTCCGCCTGGGCCGACACCGGGGCGCGTGGTGCGGGGGCCCCGCGCGCCCAGGCGTCCCTGTACTTCACGCCCCCACCCCCCGACGAGCCCGCGCGCGCCTCGACCCCGGCGACGCCCCCCGGCCGACGGGCCGAACGGACCGCCCCCGCCCCGCCGACGGCACCGGCCACCACCGACCCCACGAGGCCGGTCCCGGCGGCCACGCCCACCGCACCGGCGGCCGGCACCCCCACCGCGTCGGCGCCCGCCGAGCCCGTGCGCCCCGCGCCCGCCACCGGGCCGGCCGAGCCGAAGCGGCCCGCCCGGCCCCGTACGCTGCCGGCCTCCCCGGCGAAGACCGTCACCATCCCCTACCTCGGCATCGAGGCTCCGGTGACAGGGCTGCGCCTCGACGCGCGACGGCGGCTTCCCGCGCCGCCGGACGACAGGCCCAAGCTCGTCGGCTGGTACACGGAGGGGCCCGCGCCCGGCGGGCCCGGAACGGCGGTCGTCGTCGGTCACCGGGACACCCGGACCGGCCCCGCCGTCTTCGCCGCCCTGGACGCGATCAAGCCCGGCCGCCCGGTGGAGGTCCTGCGGGCCGACGGCCGGACCGCCGTCTACACCGTGGACGCCGTCAAGTCGTACGAGAAGGACCGCTTCCCCAGCAAGGAGGTGTACGGCCATCGCGGTCGCCCCGAACTGCGGCTGATCACCTGCGGCGGGACGTACGACCGGCGGAAGGGGTACGCGAGCAACGTGGTCGTGTTCGCGCATCTCACCGCGACCCGGGAGCCCGCGCGCAAGCCGTGA
- a CDS encoding MFS transporter, protein MRPGRNRGWLLRLVIAFSFAQGAVSMARPAVSYRALALGADERAIGVIAGVYALLPLFAAVPLGRRTDQGRCAPLLPIGVVLISGGCVLSGLANSLPTMAVWSGVMGLGHLSFVIGAQSLVARQSAPHEHDRNFGHFTIGASLGQLVGPIAAGALIGGQDMARTSALALVVAGAGAAVSFTSLWRIERPVDPKSLTARGDRIPVHRILRTRGVPGGIFISLAVLSATDILTAYLPVVGEDRGIAPSVIGLLLSLRAAATIACRLVMTPMLRLLGRTALLTVTCLLGAVLCAGIALPVPVWALALILAALGFCLGVGQPLSMTTVVHAAPDEARSTALALRLTGNRLGQAGAPAAAGLIAGVAGVAAPFVMLGALLLVSAGIALRSPAEPGRGSGEREKAGTESASPGASLSRKGDI, encoded by the coding sequence GTGAGGCCCGGTAGGAACCGCGGCTGGCTGCTCCGCCTCGTCATCGCCTTCAGCTTCGCGCAGGGGGCGGTGTCCATGGCCCGGCCCGCCGTGTCCTACCGGGCCCTCGCGCTGGGCGCCGACGAGCGGGCGATCGGTGTGATCGCGGGGGTCTACGCCCTGCTCCCGCTGTTCGCCGCCGTCCCGCTCGGCCGCAGGACCGACCAGGGCCGCTGCGCGCCCCTGCTGCCGATCGGCGTCGTCCTCATATCCGGCGGCTGCGTGCTGAGCGGCCTCGCGAACTCCCTGCCGACGATGGCCGTGTGGAGCGGTGTGATGGGCCTCGGTCATCTCTCCTTCGTGATCGGCGCCCAGTCGCTGGTGGCCCGCCAGTCCGCGCCGCACGAACACGACCGCAACTTCGGCCACTTCACCATCGGCGCCTCCCTCGGCCAACTGGTCGGCCCCATCGCCGCGGGCGCCCTGATCGGCGGCCAGGACATGGCGCGGACGAGCGCGCTGGCGCTGGTTGTGGCCGGCGCGGGGGCGGCGGTCTCGTTTACCTCGCTGTGGCGCATAGAGCGTCCCGTCGACCCCAAGTCCCTTACGGCGCGGGGCGATCGGATCCCGGTGCACCGGATACTACGGACCCGGGGTGTGCCCGGCGGCATCTTCATCAGCCTCGCCGTGCTGTCGGCGACGGACATTCTCACCGCGTATCTGCCGGTGGTCGGCGAGGACCGGGGCATCGCCCCCTCGGTGATCGGCCTCCTGCTGAGCCTGCGCGCGGCGGCCACCATCGCCTGCCGACTGGTGATGACCCCCATGCTGCGGCTGCTCGGCCGGACCGCGCTGCTCACCGTCACCTGTCTGCTCGGTGCCGTGCTCTGCGCCGGGATCGCGCTGCCGGTCCCGGTGTGGGCGCTGGCCCTGATCCTCGCCGCCCTCGGGTTCTGTCTGGGGGTCGGACAGCCGCTGTCCATGACGACGGTGGTGCACGCCGCGCCGGACGAGGCCCGGTCCACCGCCCTCGCACTCCGGCTGACGGGGAACCGGCTGGGGCAGGCCGGGGCGCCCGCCGCGGCCGGTCTGATCGCCGGGGTCGCGGGCGTGGCCGCGCCGTTCGTGATGCTCGGCGCGCTGCTGCTGGTGTCGGCGGGCATCGCCCTGCGCTCACCGGCGGAGCCGGGGCGGGGGAGCGGCGAGCGGGAGAAGGCGGGCACGGAGAGTGCGTCGCCCGGTGCGTCCCTGAGCCGTAAGGGGGACATCTGA
- a CDS encoding DUF3574 domain-containing protein, whose product MNSHPVSPRTRRRAHTHTRARVALAAAVCLLTVAAPTAYATLAEDAPTGSVVAPARGTPYIETRLLFGTERPDGGPAVTDRQFTAFVDREITPGFPDGLTVREGRGQWRDASGTIEKERSYELILLYPVSAAVASDRKIEEIRGDYLKAFAQEAVARVDDRKRVDF is encoded by the coding sequence ATGAACTCGCACCCCGTCTCCCCGCGCACCCGCCGCCGCGCCCACACCCACACCCGCGCCCGGGTCGCCCTCGCCGCCGCCGTCTGTCTGCTGACCGTCGCCGCCCCGACCGCGTACGCGACCCTCGCCGAGGACGCCCCCACCGGTTCCGTGGTCGCCCCGGCGCGCGGGACGCCGTACATCGAGACGCGGCTGCTGTTCGGCACCGAGCGGCCCGACGGCGGTCCGGCCGTCACCGACCGGCAGTTCACGGCCTTCGTCGACCGCGAGATCACCCCCGGGTTCCCGGACGGGCTGACCGTGCGGGAGGGGCGAGGGCAGTGGCGGGACGCGAGCGGGACGATCGAGAAGGAGCGGTCGTACGAGCTGATCCTGCTGTATCCGGTGTCGGCGGCCGTCGCGAGCGACCGGAAGATCGAGGAGATCCGCGGCGACTATCTGAAGGCGTTCGCGCAGGAGGCGGTGGCGCGGGTCGACGACCGGAAGCGGGTCGACTTCTGA